One part of the Drosophila santomea strain STO CAGO 1482 unplaced genomic scaffold, Prin_Dsan_1.1 Segkk79_quiver_pilon_misjoin1_scaf, whole genome shotgun sequence genome encodes these proteins:
- the LOC120457733 gene encoding spermine oxidase produces the protein MSGAQRNLDRKIVVIGAGASGVACATKLLELGFQNVLVVEAEDRLGGRIHTIPFADNVIDLGAQWCHGERDNIVYELTRKQEEELLESTGPVYENYMCIRSNGDVVPEEVASRLKAIVGDSLVTRQLELRHCSGSLGSYLTNKFYDTLRRPENSDIDAEMAREFFVNYQKFENSVEASDTLEQVSGRGYLDYWECEGDILLNWKDKGYVELLRLLMRSRELNVEHGVLEQRLLLATRALKINWNRNDGRVELQLSNGETCIADHVVVTVSLGVLKDQHRRLFEPQLPVEKQRAIDGLAFGTVNKIFVEFPEAFWAEDWTGFTLLWRDEDLDDIRGTSRAWLEDVFGFYRVSYQPRILAGWITNESGRHMETLPADEVQAGVMYLFRRFLKWEIPEPSNFRTSAWYTNENFRGSYSYRSMDTEQLGTGARELAHPLTVVATTPEKEKEKDSEDEAWQQSRCDRPIVQFAGEASSEHYYSTVHGAVEAGWREARRLAQFYGISVSRSGTKSLL, from the coding sequence ATGAGTGGCGCACAGCGGAACCTGGATCGCAAGATCGTTGTCATCGGAGCAGGAGCCTCGGGCGTGGCCTGTGCCACCAAGCTGCTGGAACTGGGCTTCCAGAATGTGCTAGTCGTGGAGGCGGAGGATCGCCTAGGTGGCCGCATACACACTATTCCCTTTGCGGACAACGTCATTGATCTGGGTGCCCAGTGGTGTCACGGGGAACGCGACAACATTGTGTACGAACTGACCCGGAaacaggaggaggagctgctggagTCGACGGGTCCGGTGTACGAGAACTACATGTGCATCCGGTCCAACGGGGATGTGGTTCCGGAGGAGGTGGCCAGTCGCCTGAAAGCCATCGTGGGTGATTCACTGGTCACCCGGCAACTGGAGCTGCGACACTGCAGCGGCTCCCTGGGCAGCTATCTGACCAACAAGTTCTACGACACTCTCCGACGCCCGGAGAACTCCGACATAGACGCAGAGATGGCCAGGGAGTTCTTCGTTAATTACCAGAAATTCGAGAACTCCGTCGAGGCCTCGGATACGCTAGAACAAGTGTCGGGACGCGGTTACCTGGATTATTGGGAGTGCGAGGGCGACATCCTGCTGAACTGGAAGGACAAGGGCTATGTGGAGCTTCTGCGACTGCTCATGCGCTCCAGAGAGTTGAATGTGGAGCATGGAGTTCTGGAGCAGCGCCTGCTGCTGGCCACTCGTGCTCTGAAGATCAACTGGAATCGGAACGACGGACGCGTGGAGCTGCAACTGAGCAATGGAGAGACCTGTATAGCTGACCATGTGGTGGTCACCGTTTCACTGGGAGTTCTCAAGGATCAGCACCGCCGACTGTTTGAGCCACAGCTTCCGGTAGAGAAACAACGTGCCATTGATGGTCTGGCCTTTGGAACGGTCAACAAAATCTTTGTGGAGTTTCCGGAGGCATTTTGGGCCGAGGATTGGACGGGTTTCACCCTGCTCTGGCGGGACGAGGATTTAGATGACATACGCGGCACTTCTCGAGCTTGGTTGGAGGACGTCTTTGGCTTCTACAGGGTGAGCTATCAGCCGAGGATCTTGGCTGGCTGGATAACCAATGAGAGCGGCAGGCACATGGAAACCCTTCCCGCAGATGAGGTCCAGGCTGGAGTTATGTATCTCTTCCGAAGATTCCTGAAGTGGGAAATCCCAGAGCCCTCGAATTTCCGCACCTCCGCCTGGTATACGAATGAGAACTTCCGCGGATCGTACTCCTATCGATCCATGGACACGGAGCAGCTGGGAACGGGAGCACGGGAGCTAGCCCATCCCCTGACCGTGGTGGCCACCACTccggagaaggagaaggagaaggactCGGAGGACGAGGCGTGGCAGCAGAGTCGCTGTGATAGGCCCATCGTCCAGTTCGCCGGCGAGGCCTCCAGCGAGCACTACTACTCCACGGTGCACGGCGCAGTCGAGGCGGGATGGCGGGAGGCCAGACGACTGGCCCAGTTTTACGGAATAAGCGTGTCCCGATCTGGGACTAAATCGCTACTCTAG